A genome region from Cydia pomonella isolate Wapato2018A chromosome 21, ilCydPomo1, whole genome shotgun sequence includes the following:
- the LOC133529645 gene encoding solute carrier family 53 member 1 — protein sequence MKFAEHLSAHITPEWRKQYINYEEMKAMLYTAVEEAPSAENVEPEVLSRHFANFDETFFLYCDQELKKITTFYSEKLAEATRKFATLQSELKSQFDTMKPKAGGDGKKAPIPRRKVQELKLAFSEFYLSLILLQNYQNLNYTGFRKILKKHDKLLNGSNGAQWRAEHVETSHFYTNKDIDRLISDTEATVTNELEGGDRQKAMKKLRVPPLGEQQSPWTTFKVGLFSGSFIVLFITVVLSALFHEGGTDNFKTAFRLYRGPFLLVEFIFLIGINVYGWRSSGVNHVLIFELDPRNHLSEQHLMELAAIFGVVWALSILSFIYSASLSIPPFVNPLALVIIMLAFLVNPLKMFRHEARFWFLRICGRILAAPFMPVLFADFWLADQWNSFAVAFLDFHYLIAFYVAGGDWFKVNDIASSATPLNAFESTKWFIITRALVSIVPAWTRFAQCLRRYRDSREAFPHLLNAGKYSTTFFVALFTTLRVFYADNYQDRYDNPFLYAWFVCQLISSLYTYTWDVKMDWGLFSCPPTAENRFLREEIVYNPGFYYFAIVEDFVLRFIWIVSFLLTDNDFVSNETMVSILAPLEVFRRFIWNFFRLENEHLNNCGKFRAVRDISVAPLDSSDQADIIRMMDHPDGVVNRLTKKKNIKKAKDLDRRPLIKKESIQDMQLELELSAKML from the exons gAAATGAAAGCCATGTTATACACAGCAGTGGAGGAAGCCCCATCAGCTGAAAATGTGGAGCCTGAGGTGTTGTCCAGACATTTTGCCAATTTTGATGAGACATTCTTCCTCTACTGTGACCAGGAGCTTAAAAAAATCACTACATTCTACTCAg AAAAATTAGCAGAAGCAACAAGAAAATTTGCCACATTACAGAGTGAGTTGAAAAGCCAATTCGACACAATGAAACCAAAAGCAGGTGGGGACGGCAAGAAAGCCCCGATACCTCGACGGAAGGTTCAGGAATTGAAATTGGCGTTCAGCGAGTTTTATCTTAGTTTGATTCTGCTGCAGAACTACCAGAATTTGAATTATACAGGGTTTAGGAAGATATTGAAGAAGCATGATAAG TTATTAAACGGCTCAAATGGCGCCCAATGGCGAGCTGAACACGTCGAAACATCCCACTTCTACACCAATAAAGACATAGACAGATTGATTAGCGACACAGAAGCGACAGTGACCAACGAGCTAGAGGGTGGTGATCGTCAGAAGGCTATGAAAAAGCTAAGGGTTCCCCCGCTTGGCGAGCAGCAGAGTCCGTGGACGACGTTTAAAGTGGGGCTGTTCTCTGGCTCTTTCATAGTGCTGTTCATCACAGTTGTACTATCTG CACTATTCCACGAGGGCGGCACAGACAACTTCAAGACAGCATTCAGACTCTACCGAGGCCCGTTCCTCCTAGTCGAATTCATCTTCCTAATAGGCATCAACGTCTACGGATGGCGGTCGTCAGGCGTCAACCACGTCCTTATATTCGAGCTAGACCCAAGAAATCATTTATCAGAGCAACATCTGATGGAACTAGCAGCAATATTTGGAGTAGTTTGGGCTTTAAGTATACTCAGCTTTATATATAGTGCGAGTTTGAGTATACCGCCTTTTGTGAATCCGTTGGCGCTGGTCATTATAATGTTGGCCTTTTTAGTGAATCCGTTGAAGATGTTTCGGCATGAGGCGAGGTTCTGGTTTTTAAGGATATGT GGCCGGATCCTAGCCGCTCCGTTCATGCCAGTTCTGTTCGCGGATTTCTGGCTGGCGGACCAGTGGAACTCTTTCGCCGTGGCCTTTCTTGACTTCCATTACTTGATCGCATTTTACGTGGCGGGTGGCGACTGGTTCAAGGTTAACG ATATCGCTTCTTCTGCTACTCCATTGA ACGCATTTGAATCAACAAAATGGTTCATCATTACCCGAGCACTAGTAAGCATCGTACCCGCTTGGACCCGCTTCGCGCAATGTCTCCGGCGTTACCGAGATAGTCGGGAAGCCTTCCCACATTTACTTAATGCGGGAAAATATTCCACCACGTTCTTCGTGGCGTTGTTTACTACACTGCGAGTATTTTATGCGG ACAACTACCAGGACCGATATGACAATCCGTTTCTATACGCGTGGTTCGTATGCCAGCTGATATCCTCGTTGTACACGTACACGTGGGACGTCAAGATGGATTGGGGCCTGTTCAGCTGCCCGCCCACTGCCGAGAATCGATTCTTGCGAGAGGAAATCGTATATAACCCAGGT TTCTATTATTTCGCGATAGTGGAGGACTTTGTGCTGCGTTTCATCTGGATCGTTTCATTCCTGTTAACCGACAACGATTTTGTGTCTAATGAGACCATGGTCTCCATTCTAGCGCCGTTGGAGGTGTTCAG ACGATTCATCTGGAACTTCTTCCGCCTGGAGAACGAGCACCTGAACAACTGCGGTAAATTCCGAGCCGTCCGGGACATCTCCGTGGCGCCGCTGGACTCGTCCGACCAGGCCGACATCATCCGGATGATGGACCATCCGGACGGCGTTGTCAATAG GTTAACAAAGAAGAAGAACATAAAGAAGGCAAAAGACCTAGACCGAAGGCCGCTGATCAAGAAGGAGTCCATCCAAGACATGCAGCTGGAGCTAGAGCTGTCCGCCAAGATGCTGTAA
- the LOC133529654 gene encoding charged multivesicular body protein 3: MGLFGKSNDRNPKEMVNEWSHKLRKEGYNLDRQIRAIQREEEKIKRSLKEAATKNDKQVCTILAKEIIRSRKAISKIYTSKAHLNSVQMQMKNQLATLRVAGSLQKSTEVMQAMQALIRLPEIANIMQEMSKEMMKAGIIEEMLDETMSAVEDEEEMEEAAQSEVDKVLWELTQGKLGEAPAPPTAVGAPSTSREAEPEPDEAELDEMQTRLEALRS; the protein is encoded by the exons ATGGGTCTATTTGGCAAATCGAATGATCGAAATCCAAAAGAAATG GTAAACGAATGGTCACACAAACTACGCAAAGAAGGATATAATTTGGATAGACAAATTAGAG CAATACAGCGTGAAGAGGAGAAGATCAAACGTTCGTTAAAAGAGGCAGCCACAAAAAACGATAAGCAAGTGTGCACAATATTGGCGAAGGAAATCATACGGTCGCGGAAGGCCATCAGTAAAATATACACTAGCAAAGCACATTTAAACTCAGTACAAATGCAGATGAAGAATCAGTTAG CTACTTTAAGAGTTGCGGGATCATTGCAAAAGTCCACAGAG GTAATGCAAGCAATGCAAGCCCTTATCCGTCTACCCGAGATAGCCAACATCATGCAAGAGATGAGTAAAGAGATGATGAAGGCTGGCATCATTGAAGAGATGCTGGACGAGACCATGTCTGCGGTGGAAGATGAGGAGGAAATGGAGGAAGCGGCACAGAGTGAGGTTGACAAG GTGCTATGGGAGCTCACGCAGGGCAAACTGGGAGAAGCCCCCGCGCCGCCCACGGCCGTCGGGGCGCCGTCCACGAGCCGCGAGGCGGAGCCCGAGCCAGACGAGGCGGAACTGGACGAGATGCAGACGAGACTGGAGGCGCTGCGATCTTAG